The following coding sequences are from one Candidatus Nanopelagicus hibericus window:
- a CDS encoding ATP-dependent helicase produces the protein MVNPKNTSEIKLLRAAHKSDAIAVAELNQQQKAVVNHRSSKLLVMGRAGSGKTSTLISAIANRIANGDDANSILAITYGRASASKLRDQIAAANPKAHTVNEPIARTFHSLAFMILNDPINASAGESKKYVLLSGAEQDAQIRGLLEQDIKDLSETSWPKELIPALSTRGFAKELREFINRATERGSSPDELLAVGKKYQQKYWPAICDFWQRYKSVSALKDLTPANSIIRIDPSEIVIEAVEKLQENQKLLEKYRKLFKVIYVDEFQESDKAQRKLLQLLSGDELVIFADVESAVGRFRGADPENLMADLEDAGIKNVITLPTIYRNISEKNVVMLASVSDEANYIAHQFRAAHLRDGVKWSEMAVILRSPGAQVSALQRAFAVNSIPVEIDAAALSLADNPAIKPIITIAEIVLGQLKLIPANWDQIEELLKGEFAGADAISLRAMRIALTKEQKEGDRKNSTQLILDHLTSVTPELPWEQLIPLKRINDLIRQVKKDYAKSKDISDLLWSIWSNAKNYEGEAISTYWQQQAINGGRAGAVADQNLDAVITLFEVARRFSQRLLGGGAALFIDQLLGEKILSDSITATAQKGDAVSVMTVHSAKGLQWRYVAIAGVQEGSWPNLRQRGSLLGSERLVEIFRHGISNPAQLDAISAAGLVVDEERLLNVALSRASEKLFITAVSQEDNQPSRYFEKLAPDEIKISSRQRSITQPALVAELRRMAKDATGGQLEFATRALKTLATNGVKAAEPSNWVGITPPSTTSPVITAEEVLRISPSSLESFTECGLKWMLEQSGGRDADSTAQVLGSAIHVIAAQLKADPHLSLDQLESKLKGAWSLIDMNQGWIKDYEYRRASLMLKKFYGWNLENKNQLVAVEEKFEFKLGKAIVSGAIDRIELTADNKYYILDLKTGATAISKADALTNKQLQSYQLAVVNNGFENKLAHQEVAGAQLIYVGDHKVKSVQERVQAKVDAKAVTDEISQIAQDMSKSSFVATINERCRSCAVKSSCPIQPAGRSVIAP, from the coding sequence GTGGTGAACCCTAAAAATACCTCTGAGATAAAGCTGCTTCGCGCTGCCCATAAGAGTGATGCGATTGCAGTGGCTGAATTAAATCAGCAACAAAAGGCGGTGGTAAATCATCGCAGCTCAAAGTTATTGGTAATGGGTAGGGCAGGAAGTGGAAAAACCTCAACCTTAATTTCTGCGATCGCAAATCGAATTGCTAACGGGGATGATGCAAACTCTATTTTAGCTATTACCTATGGCAGAGCCAGCGCCAGTAAATTGCGAGATCAGATCGCAGCCGCAAATCCTAAAGCCCACACTGTAAATGAGCCGATTGCCAGAACATTTCACTCACTGGCATTTATGATTCTAAATGATCCAATTAATGCCAGTGCGGGTGAGAGTAAAAAGTATGTGCTGCTCTCAGGAGCTGAACAAGATGCTCAAATTAGAGGATTATTAGAACAGGATATAAAGGATTTAAGTGAAACATCTTGGCCCAAAGAGTTAATCCCAGCACTTAGCACTAGAGGCTTTGCTAAAGAGCTGCGGGAGTTTATAAACCGTGCAACTGAACGAGGCAGCTCACCCGATGAGCTATTGGCAGTTGGCAAAAAGTATCAACAAAAGTATTGGCCTGCGATTTGTGACTTCTGGCAAAGATATAAATCAGTTTCTGCGCTTAAAGATCTAACCCCAGCAAATTCAATAATCCGAATTGATCCCAGTGAGATAGTCATTGAAGCGGTTGAAAAACTGCAGGAGAATCAAAAATTACTTGAAAAGTATCGCAAATTATTTAAAGTGATCTATGTTGATGAGTTTCAAGAGTCTGATAAGGCTCAGCGCAAATTACTGCAGTTATTAAGTGGTGATGAATTAGTAATATTTGCAGATGTTGAATCTGCCGTTGGTAGATTTCGCGGCGCTGACCCAGAGAATTTAATGGCCGATCTTGAAGATGCGGGCATAAAAAATGTTATAACTCTGCCAACCATATATCGAAATATCAGTGAAAAAAATGTAGTAATGCTGGCCAGTGTAAGTGATGAGGCAAATTACATTGCCCATCAATTTAGAGCAGCTCATCTACGAGATGGTGTCAAATGGTCTGAGATGGCAGTAATTCTTAGATCACCTGGCGCACAAGTATCTGCCCTGCAGCGGGCATTTGCAGTTAATTCAATTCCAGTTGAGATTGATGCAGCAGCGCTATCACTTGCTGATAACCCAGCAATAAAGCCAATTATCACGATCGCAGAGATTGTCTTAGGTCAGCTCAAGTTGATACCAGCAAATTGGGATCAGATTGAAGAGTTATTAAAAGGTGAGTTTGCTGGAGCGGATGCAATCTCCTTGCGCGCAATGCGAATTGCGTTAACCAAGGAGCAAAAAGAGGGAGATCGTAAAAATTCAACGCAATTGATCTTAGATCACCTAACATCTGTAACCCCAGAGCTACCTTGGGAGCAATTAATCCCGCTTAAGCGGATAAATGATTTGATCCGGCAGGTTAAAAAAGATTATGCAAAATCAAAGGATATTTCAGATTTACTTTGGAGTATCTGGAGTAATGCAAAAAATTATGAAGGTGAGGCGATCTCAACTTATTGGCAGCAGCAAGCTATTAATGGCGGCAGAGCTGGCGCGGTGGCTGATCAAAACTTAGATGCAGTAATCACCTTATTTGAGGTGGCAAGAAGATTTAGCCAAAGATTACTTGGTGGTGGCGCTGCCTTATTTATTGACCAGTTGTTGGGTGAGAAAATATTGTCAGATAGCATCACCGCTACTGCGCAAAAAGGTGATGCGGTCTCAGTGATGACTGTCCACTCAGCTAAAGGTTTGCAGTGGCGATATGTAGCGATAGCTGGAGTGCAAGAAGGTAGCTGGCCCAACTTAAGACAGCGTGGTTCACTGCTTGGCAGTGAGCGATTAGTGGAGATATTTCGCCACGGTATTAGTAACCCCGCACAGTTAGATGCAATATCTGCTGCTGGATTAGTTGTTGATGAAGAGAGATTATTAAATGTTGCTTTATCACGCGCAAGTGAAAAATTATTTATTACCGCAGTCTCTCAAGAGGATAATCAACCATCCAGATACTTTGAAAAATTAGCACCAGATGAGATAAAGATTTCCAGTAGGCAGCGATCTATTACGCAACCAGCGCTGGTGGCAGAGCTGCGCCGAATGGCAAAGGATGCAACTGGTGGGCAGTTAGAGTTTGCAACGCGGGCGCTTAAAACCTTGGCAACAAATGGCGTGAAGGCAGCAGAACCAAGCAACTGGGTTGGGATTACTCCGCCCTCAACCACCTCACCGGTAATTACTGCTGAAGAGGTGCTTCGCATATCTCCTAGCTCACTTGAATCCTTCACTGAGTGCGGCCTTAAGTGGATGTTGGAGCAATCCGGCGGCAGGGATGCTGATTCAACTGCGCAGGTATTAGGCAGTGCAATCCATGTGATCGCGGCGCAATTAAAAGCTGATCCGCATCTCTCACTTGATCAACTTGAATCTAAATTAAAGGGCGCGTGGAGTTTAATTGATATGAATCAAGGTTGGATTAAAGATTATGAGTATCGTCGGGCATCTTTGATGCTAAAGAAGTTTTATGGCTGGAACCTAGAAAATAAAAACCAACTTGTAGCGGTGGAGGAAAAATTTGAGTTTAAATTAGGAAAAGCAATAGTTTCAGGTGCGATAGATCGCATTGAATTAACTGCAGATAATAAGTATTACATCTTAGATTTAAAGACAGGTGCAACTGCGATATCTAAAGCTGATGCACTTACCAACAAGCAATTGCAAAGTTATCAATTGGCGGTAGTAAATAACGGATTTGAAAATAAGTTAGCGCATCAAGAGGTGGCTGGTGCGCAATTAATCTACGTGGGAGATCACAAGGTTAAAAGTGTGCAGGAGCGAGTACAGGCGAAGGTTGATGCCAAAGCAGTCACTGATGAGATCTCACAGATTGCGCAAGACATGAGTAAGAGCTCCTTTGTTGCCACCATTAATGAGCGCTGTCGCAGTTGCGCAGTCAAATCCTCCTGTCCAATTCAACCTGCTGGCAGGTCGGTGATCGCGCCATGA
- a CDS encoding endonuclease/exonuclease/phosphatase family protein: MVVAPAQKMRVISWNLLHGAQIPPIKNQEWQKSLESAAAAVAKNYHPDFIGIQEVDYLQPRSGGVNQTKLIAEELGLKYWAYLPSLIGTPGERWHKVKDFEKALITNKFKQISKEKSYGIGIASNVAIKKLHLKYLGRSLVGMPLLIPKEDGRGAKFIYVKDEPRMALIAELENGVTIANTHLSFVPGVNIFQLNRLSSLMKHLPGDQILIGDLNLPGNLPTKVSGFKSLIGHSTYPSWKPSIQFDYILARKSAQVTVKVLPTLNTSISDHVPIGVKLKFQ; the protein is encoded by the coding sequence ATGGTTGTCGCCCCCGCTCAAAAAATGAGAGTGATCTCATGGAACCTGTTACATGGTGCGCAGATCCCACCTATTAAAAATCAAGAGTGGCAAAAAAGTTTGGAGAGTGCAGCTGCTGCGGTGGCCAAAAATTATCATCCAGATTTTATTGGCATCCAAGAGGTGGATTATCTGCAGCCAAGATCTGGTGGAGTTAATCAAACAAAACTTATTGCTGAGGAGTTAGGGCTTAAATACTGGGCCTACCTACCATCATTAATCGGCACACCTGGTGAGCGATGGCACAAGGTTAAAGATTTTGAAAAGGCGCTAATCACAAATAAATTCAAGCAAATAAGCAAAGAGAAGAGCTATGGAATTGGGATTGCCTCCAACGTAGCGATAAAAAAACTGCACCTGAAATATCTTGGTCGATCTTTAGTGGGAATGCCGCTGTTGATCCCTAAAGAGGATGGGCGGGGTGCGAAATTTATTTATGTAAAGGATGAACCAAGAATGGCGCTGATTGCCGAGCTTGAAAATGGTGTAACTATTGCTAATACGCATCTTTCATTTGTGCCGGGTGTAAATATTTTTCAACTAAACCGCTTAAGCTCCTTAATGAAGCACTTACCTGGAGATCAAATATTAATTGGAGATTTAAATCTGCCAGGTAATCTGCCTACCAAGGTGAGTGGATTTAAATCGTTAATTGGCCACTCCACCTACCCAAGTTGGAAGCCATCCATCCAGTTTGATTACATTTTGGCTCGCAAATCAGCGCAGGTCACGGTGAAAGTACTACCAACCTTAAATACTTCAATCTCAGATCATGTTCCGATTGGGGTAAAACTTAAATTTCAATAG
- the typA gene encoding translational GTPase TypA, translating into MSKKQAHLKDLPVKKRENLRNVAIIAHVDHGKTTLVDAMLWQSGAFAAHKKQDEGQERMMDSMDLEREKGITILAKNTAVKRGDTIVNIIDTPGHADFGGEVERGLEMVDGVILLVDASEGPLPQTRFVLRKALQKNLPVILVINKVDRPDARIAAVVDEAYALFLDLDANEEQIEFPIVYASARAGRASLERCADGGMPKEENLDVLFETIFSAIPAPQYHEGAPLQAHVTNLDSSPFLGRLALCRVREGVIKKGQSVTWIKTDGSTQRVKVSELLMTEALERVPAEEAHPGDIIAVAGIESITLGETLADLENPHPLPLIIVDEPSISMTIGINTSPLAGKSGNKLTARQVKGRLDAELVGNVSLRVLNTERPDTWEVQGRGELQLAVLVEIMKREGFELTVGKPQVVTKIIDGKVHEPMERLSIDAPEEYLGVITQLMALRKGRMEQMVNHGTSWIRLDYRVPSRGLIGFRTEFLTETRGTGLLHHVFDGYEAWHGELRTRATGSLVSDRMGVVTSYALYGTQDRGAIFVEPGDEVYEGMVIGENSRNEDLDVNCVREKKLTNMRASGTDETERLIPAKKLNMEGALEFCREDECVEVTPAVVRIRKVILDGSTRARNTSKAKRANENS; encoded by the coding sequence ATGTCTAAAAAACAAGCACACTTAAAAGATCTACCAGTTAAAAAACGGGAGAATCTTAGAAACGTAGCAATTATTGCCCACGTTGACCATGGCAAAACAACTTTGGTTGATGCCATGCTTTGGCAATCTGGTGCATTTGCCGCTCACAAAAAGCAGGATGAGGGCCAAGAGCGAATGATGGATTCCATGGATTTAGAGCGGGAAAAAGGAATTACCATTTTGGCAAAAAATACCGCGGTAAAACGTGGTGACACCATTGTAAATATCATCGACACCCCAGGGCACGCAGATTTTGGTGGCGAGGTGGAGCGCGGATTAGAGATGGTGGATGGTGTTATTTTATTAGTTGATGCCTCTGAAGGTCCCTTGCCACAAACTCGATTTGTTTTAAGAAAAGCCTTACAAAAAAATCTGCCAGTAATTTTGGTAATAAATAAAGTAGATCGCCCAGATGCAAGAATTGCAGCGGTGGTTGATGAGGCGTACGCATTATTTTTAGATTTAGATGCCAATGAAGAGCAAATTGAGTTTCCAATTGTTTACGCCTCAGCCAGAGCTGGCAGAGCCTCACTTGAGCGGTGCGCAGATGGTGGTATGCCGAAAGAGGAAAACTTAGATGTTTTATTTGAGACGATATTTTCTGCAATTCCAGCACCGCAGTACCATGAAGGTGCACCGCTGCAAGCACATGTAACCAACCTAGATTCATCTCCTTTCTTAGGCAGATTAGCGCTTTGTCGAGTTCGAGAAGGTGTGATTAAAAAAGGCCAATCAGTTACTTGGATTAAAACAGATGGTAGTACGCAACGGGTAAAAGTTTCTGAGTTATTAATGACTGAAGCACTTGAGCGAGTGCCAGCGGAGGAGGCTCACCCTGGAGACATTATTGCGGTGGCTGGAATTGAGTCAATTACTTTGGGTGAAACACTTGCTGATTTAGAAAACCCACATCCGTTGCCATTAATTATTGTGGATGAGCCAAGTATTTCGATGACTATTGGTATTAATACCTCACCTTTGGCTGGCAAGAGTGGAAATAAATTAACCGCCCGGCAGGTGAAAGGTCGATTAGATGCTGAGTTGGTAGGAAATGTTTCACTGCGGGTGTTAAATACCGAGCGTCCTGACACCTGGGAGGTGCAGGGACGAGGTGAGCTGCAGCTTGCAGTACTAGTTGAGATTATGAAGCGAGAAGGATTTGAGTTAACTGTTGGTAAGCCGCAGGTTGTTACCAAAATTATTGATGGCAAGGTGCATGAGCCAATGGAGCGATTATCAATTGACGCACCAGAGGAGTACTTAGGGGTAATTACCCAATTAATGGCGCTGCGCAAGGGTCGAATGGAGCAGATGGTTAACCATGGCACTAGTTGGATCCGTCTTGATTACCGAGTTCCATCCCGTGGCTTAATTGGTTTTAGAACTGAGTTTTTAACTGAGACCCGTGGAACTGGCTTACTTCACCATGTATTTGATGGTTATGAGGCGTGGCATGGTGAGCTGCGCACTCGCGCAACTGGTTCATTAGTTTCAGATCGAATGGGAGTAGTAACAAGTTACGCACTTTATGGCACCCAAGATCGGGGTGCGATATTTGTGGAGCCAGGGGACGAGGTTTATGAGGGCATGGTGATTGGTGAGAACTCACGTAATGAGGATTTAGATGTTAATTGTGTGCGGGAGAAGAAGTTAACAAATATGCGAGCATCTGGCACCGATGAAACTGAGCGATTAATTCCAGCCAAGAAATTAAATATGGAAGGGGCGTTGGAGTTTTGCCGAGAGGATGAGTGTGTTGAGGTAACACCTGCAGTAGTTCGAATTCGAAAGGTTATTTTAGATGGCTCTACCCGGGCAAGAAATACCTCTAAAGCAAAGCGAGCGAACGAGAACTCTTAA
- a CDS encoding ATP-dependent helicase: MSIKYSAIDIAKKIQSVDPQFKMPTDEQIPIIQSPLAPAVVVAGAGSGKTETMSQRVLYLVANSIITPDQLLGLTFTRKAAGELSKRIKTRLRQLKSAKLLPDHLDESGLTVSTYHSYAGRVLAEHAIRIGIDADVDPIGEAAAWQLASQEVARFVGSDLPINGSPNSVIKEVMDLSTQLAENDKTAAEITEYTEGLLADISQFSDKQTNPIIEFKEELMQRLAILPIVEAFDQRRKEHGLLTFNDHMSIAARLVKESKSNYGDDIARIEREKYKVVLLDEYQDTSFNQIQFLSNLFGDNHPVTAVGDPNQAIYGWRSASSETLDTFSQSFNSKATRYELLTTWRNDHAILDLANVVIDKICLTSKIAKLKARPNAQIGEVICAVSETQIQEGEAIAAYFSKYWFDKKREELTADQRSTFAVLVRNRSQIDAIQSAFRELNIPTDVVGVGGLIQTPEVADIIALLKTLTMPDSGTALMRLLTGPYLNLGARDLMALGGFTKSFARANDYSRGEQLKQALEQNKEVAATADEFATGSIIESLEQLLILTPAELKKYLRTPEFTQEGLARLRKFALSLRTLRRKLNGSITEAIVEIEQFLSLDTEVLVRDGWQQGQKNIDRFLDEAARFEKNGGTLLGFLQWLKIAEEAEGGLKPAEVDVRSDAVQILTVHAAKGAEWDYVAIPGLAEKSFPNSGKKSDNWIRNAGSIPVSMRGDNQQLPSINFANFSTNKELKTGIEIFGDRWNDRKNMEEMRLAYVAITRAKQGLILTTSHFRSGANIVAPSELFTLFAGALTTIKGGVVLADTPPAEGGNPIKENPTTGVWPEEKSEVIKLRKIADLVDQAKPFTKDEMAKLLAKSQDNLAADLIQDMQGIITEIANKSEQLSVTLPSRLSVSTLLYLANDPQSLALRLRRPMPNHIDKYARRGTDFHLWLENYFKHPALISMDDLFNSGSAESAAQDEPLEKLQTAWLASDWANQSPVDVEVGFETMIESTLIRGRIDAVYQKSSNHYEVVDWKTGKVKSGDDLANAAIQLAMYRLAYAKLKNIPIENVSAAFHYVADNETVRVADILNEKELVDLISQIPIEI, encoded by the coding sequence ATGAGCATTAAATACTCAGCAATTGATATTGCCAAGAAAATCCAATCAGTTGATCCGCAATTTAAGATGCCAACCGATGAGCAGATACCAATAATTCAATCACCACTTGCCCCTGCAGTTGTAGTTGCGGGTGCTGGCTCTGGAAAAACTGAGACGATGAGCCAGCGTGTTTTATATCTTGTCGCAAACTCAATAATTACCCCAGATCAATTACTTGGCCTTACCTTTACCCGCAAAGCTGCCGGTGAGTTATCCAAACGAATCAAAACTCGCCTGCGCCAATTAAAAAGTGCAAAATTACTACCAGATCATCTAGATGAATCTGGCTTAACAGTTTCCACCTATCACTCCTATGCTGGTCGAGTATTAGCCGAGCACGCGATCCGAATTGGCATAGATGCTGATGTAGATCCAATTGGTGAGGCAGCTGCTTGGCAACTTGCATCACAAGAGGTAGCAAGATTTGTCGGAAGTGATCTGCCAATTAATGGCTCACCAAATTCAGTAATTAAAGAGGTGATGGATTTATCTACTCAGCTGGCAGAAAATGACAAAACCGCAGCAGAGATTACTGAATATACCGAAGGGCTACTGGCGGATATTTCACAATTTTCTGATAAACAAACTAATCCGATAATTGAGTTCAAAGAGGAGTTGATGCAACGGCTGGCAATTTTGCCAATTGTAGAAGCATTTGATCAACGTCGAAAAGAGCACGGTTTACTGACCTTTAATGATCACATGTCTATTGCGGCAAGGTTAGTAAAAGAAAGTAAATCTAATTATGGCGATGATATTGCCAGAATTGAACGAGAGAAATATAAAGTTGTCCTTCTTGATGAGTACCAAGATACTTCTTTTAATCAAATTCAATTTCTATCCAATTTATTTGGAGATAACCACCCAGTCACAGCAGTTGGGGATCCAAATCAGGCTATCTATGGTTGGCGCAGTGCCAGCTCTGAAACCTTAGATACTTTTTCACAATCATTCAACAGTAAAGCAACGAGATATGAGTTGCTTACTACTTGGCGAAATGACCACGCAATCTTGGATCTAGCAAATGTGGTAATTGATAAGATTTGCCTAACGAGTAAAATTGCAAAATTGAAAGCCCGACCAAATGCTCAAATCGGTGAGGTTATCTGCGCAGTATCTGAAACCCAGATTCAAGAGGGTGAAGCGATTGCTGCTTATTTTTCAAAGTACTGGTTTGATAAAAAACGTGAAGAGCTCACCGCTGATCAAAGATCAACCTTTGCAGTATTGGTCCGAAATCGATCCCAAATAGATGCGATCCAATCCGCTTTTCGAGAATTAAATATTCCCACAGATGTAGTCGGCGTCGGGGGTTTAATTCAAACTCCAGAGGTGGCTGACATTATTGCCTTACTCAAGACATTAACCATGCCAGATTCGGGCACCGCTTTAATGCGGTTATTAACTGGTCCCTATTTAAATTTAGGTGCCAGAGATTTAATGGCACTTGGTGGATTTACTAAATCATTTGCCCGGGCAAATGATTACTCTCGGGGTGAGCAATTAAAACAGGCGTTAGAGCAAAACAAGGAGGTGGCTGCTACAGCAGATGAGTTTGCAACTGGCTCAATTATTGAATCACTTGAGCAGTTGTTGATTTTGACTCCCGCAGAGCTAAAGAAATATCTTCGAACCCCAGAATTTACGCAAGAGGGTTTAGCAAGGCTTAGAAAATTTGCGCTCTCACTTCGTACCCTGCGCCGTAAATTGAATGGTTCAATTACCGAAGCTATTGTGGAGATAGAGCAGTTTTTATCCTTAGATACTGAAGTTTTGGTAAGAGATGGCTGGCAGCAAGGGCAAAAAAACATTGATCGCTTTCTTGATGAGGCTGCTAGATTTGAAAAAAATGGTGGCACCTTGTTGGGCTTTCTGCAATGGCTAAAAATTGCTGAAGAAGCAGAGGGTGGATTAAAGCCAGCTGAGGTTGATGTCAGAAGTGATGCGGTTCAGATATTGACTGTTCATGCGGCAAAGGGTGCAGAGTGGGATTATGTAGCGATCCCAGGTTTGGCTGAAAAAAGTTTCCCAAACTCTGGAAAAAAATCTGATAACTGGATAAGAAATGCTGGCAGCATCCCTGTCAGTATGCGTGGTGACAACCAGCAATTGCCCTCCATTAATTTTGCTAACTTTTCCACAAACAAAGAGTTAAAAACTGGCATCGAAATATTTGGTGATCGATGGAATGACCGCAAAAATATGGAGGAGATGCGCCTTGCCTATGTGGCAATTACTAGAGCAAAGCAAGGATTAATTCTCACCACCTCACACTTTAGAAGTGGCGCCAATATTGTTGCACCAAGTGAATTATTTACTCTATTTGCAGGTGCATTAACAACTATAAAAGGTGGAGTAGTTCTGGCTGATACCCCACCTGCAGAGGGAGGAAATCCAATCAAAGAAAATCCAACTACCGGAGTTTGGCCGGAGGAAAAAAGTGAGGTAATTAAGCTACGAAAAATTGCTGATTTAGTTGACCAAGCCAAACCCTTTACCAAAGATGAGATGGCGAAATTACTAGCAAAATCGCAAGATAATTTAGCAGCAGATCTAATTCAAGATATGCAAGGGATTATCACCGAGATTGCAAATAAAAGTGAACAACTGTCAGTAACTCTACCAAGCAGATTATCAGTCTCCACCTTGCTGTATTTAGCAAATGACCCACAATCACTTGCACTTCGTCTACGCCGGCCAATGCCAAATCACATAGATAAATATGCCAGGCGCGGAACTGATTTTCACCTTTGGCTTGAAAACTACTTCAAACACCCAGCTTTAATATCAATGGATGATTTATTTAATTCTGGTAGCGCAGAATCAGCAGCGCAGGATGAACCACTAGAGAAATTACAAACCGCATGGCTAGCAAGTGATTGGGCTAATCAAAGCCCAGTTGATGTGGAGGTTGGCTTTGAGACAATGATTGAAAGCACCCTCATCAGAGGAAGGATTGATGCGGTTTATCAGAAAAGCTCCAACCATTATGAGGTTGTAGATTGGAAGACTGGCAAGGTTAAATCAGGTGATGACTTGGCAAATGCAGCTATTCAGCTTGCTATGTATCGCCTGGCTTATGCCAAGCTAAAGAATATTCCTATCGAAAATGTCAGTGCAGCTTTTCATTATGTAGCAGATAATGAGACGGTTAGAGTGGCAGACATTTTGAATGAGAAAGAGCTAGTTGATTTAATTAGTCAAATCCCTATTGAAATTTAA
- the ychF gene encoding redox-regulated ATPase YchF → MSLSIGIVGLPNVGKSTLFNALTKNNVLAANYPFATIEPNVGVVGVPDPRLAVLAKIFTSEKILPAAVSFVDIAGIVKGASEGAGLGNKFLANIRESDAICQVIRVFKDGDVVHVDGNVDPKKDMETINTELCLADLQTLEKAIPRLEKEVRTIKEKVPVLAAAKAAAEVLNQGVLLRGSKVDIEAIKELQLLTAKPFLYVFNVDAAELGDNQLRSELAALVAPAEAIFLDAKTEAELADLDEADALELLKSIGLTEPGLTTLARVGFNTLGLQTYLTAGPKETRAWTIHIGDTAPVAAGVIHTDFQKGFIKAEIIAFDELVAAGSMVQARANGKVRMEGKDYVMADGDVVEFRFNV, encoded by the coding sequence GTGAGCCTTTCAATCGGAATAGTTGGTCTGCCAAATGTGGGTAAATCCACCCTGTTTAATGCGCTGACTAAAAATAATGTCCTAGCTGCCAACTACCCCTTTGCCACGATTGAACCCAATGTTGGTGTGGTGGGGGTGCCAGATCCAAGGCTGGCGGTGTTGGCCAAAATATTTACCTCTGAAAAAATTCTGCCAGCTGCTGTCTCCTTTGTTGATATTGCCGGAATTGTTAAGGGCGCATCGGAAGGGGCAGGACTTGGAAATAAGTTCTTAGCAAATATCAGAGAGTCAGATGCAATCTGCCAAGTAATTAGAGTTTTTAAAGATGGGGATGTAGTCCATGTTGATGGAAATGTTGATCCGAAAAAAGATATGGAAACTATTAATACCGAGCTTTGTTTAGCTGATCTGCAAACTTTAGAAAAGGCGATTCCACGCCTAGAAAAAGAGGTGCGGACAATAAAGGAGAAGGTGCCAGTTTTAGCGGCGGCAAAAGCTGCGGCGGAGGTTTTGAATCAAGGTGTGCTCTTGCGCGGCAGTAAGGTGGATATTGAGGCGATTAAAGAGTTACAACTTCTCACCGCCAAGCCATTTTTATATGTATTTAATGTTGATGCTGCCGAGTTGGGTGATAATCAATTACGTTCAGAGTTGGCAGCATTGGTAGCACCTGCGGAGGCGATATTTTTAGATGCAAAAACTGAGGCAGAATTAGCTGATTTAGATGAGGCAGATGCGCTGGAGTTACTTAAATCAATCGGATTAACTGAGCCCGGCCTTACTACATTAGCAAGAGTTGGATTTAATACATTAGGATTACAGACATATCTCACCGCAGGTCCAAAAGAGACCAGAGCGTGGACGATTCATATAGGTGATACCGCGCCAGTTGCAGCTGGTGTGATTCACACCGATTTTCAAAAAGGATTTATAAAGGCAGAGATCATCGCCTTTGATGAATTAGTTGCTGCTGGATCAATGGTGCAAGCCCGCGCCAATGGCAAGGTGCGCATGGAGGGTAAGGATTACGTGATGGCAGATGGCGATGTAGTGGAGTTTAGGTTTAATGTCTAA
- the nudC gene encoding NAD(+) diphosphatase — MAPIKPLKLPLAAAEVDRAAHLRSDEKYLSSAFSDGQVLIFFEEKFAVINDQVLFLKGSTLGAYQSQTDYFLGTKDSTAFFIRHLVAEVDNQFEYKTLRQIGAFLSARDIGLTVHAQGLANWHQKHPRCSICGGATNVVLGGAVRKCVDDQSEHYPRTDSAIIVLVKDIQDRILLGRQKVWPKHRFSTFAGFVEPGESFENCVVREVGEEAGVQVSEINYLGSQPWPFPASLMIAFEAITNTPQLARPDGDEIEEIRWFTRADMKAAIADKSLILPLEISVARQMIKAWYGTGADIDLVGEESWR; from the coding sequence ATGGCACCGATTAAACCGCTAAAACTCCCGCTAGCAGCAGCTGAAGTTGATCGGGCTGCCCATTTGCGAAGTGATGAGAAATATCTCAGTAGCGCATTTTCCGATGGTCAAGTTTTGATATTTTTTGAGGAAAAATTTGCAGTGATAAATGATCAGGTACTTTTCCTAAAAGGCTCAACTTTGGGTGCCTATCAATCCCAAACCGATTACTTTTTAGGTACTAAAGATTCAACAGCATTTTTCATTCGCCACCTAGTTGCTGAAGTTGATAATCAGTTTGAGTATAAAACTTTGCGGCAGATTGGTGCTTTTTTATCTGCTCGAGATATTGGCCTTACGGTGCACGCCCAAGGGCTGGCTAATTGGCACCAGAAACATCCAAGATGTTCAATCTGTGGTGGGGCTACCAATGTGGTTTTGGGTGGTGCGGTAAGAAAGTGCGTTGATGATCAAAGTGAGCATTACCCTCGAACTGATAGCGCAATTATTGTCTTAGTAAAAGATATTCAAGATCGCATTTTGCTTGGCCGACAAAAGGTTTGGCCTAAGCACCGCTTTTCAACATTTGCTGGGTTTGTTGAACCTGGTGAATCATTTGAAAATTGTGTAGTTAGAGAGGTTGGTGAAGAGGCAGGAGTGCAGGTGAGTGAAATTAATTACTTAGGCTCACAACCATGGCCATTTCCGGCATCATTGATGATCGCCTTTGAAGCGATTACAAATACTCCGCAATTGGCCAGACCAGATGGGGATGAGATAGAGGAGATTCGCTGGTTTACCAGAGCTGATATGAAAGCTGCGATCGCTGATAAATCTTTAATCCTGCCACTTGAAATTAGTGTTGCACGGCAAATGATTAAGGCTTGGTATGGGACGGGTGCTGATATTGACTTGGTTGGCGAAGAGTCATGGCGGTAG